One genomic window of Cannabis sativa cultivar Pink pepper isolate KNU-18-1 chromosome 2, ASM2916894v1, whole genome shotgun sequence includes the following:
- the LOC115720757 gene encoding casein kinase 1-like protein HD16, which translates to MKVYHFNHYARTAFSLQGYELSIFFLHKDWIIEEWEKNYYISSIAGATNGSSVVIMSKVNAYTQQSYKVSEFFQYNWINEKLKEGFHVTSMTTAGNQPDLVM; encoded by the exons ATGAAGGTGTATCACTTTAATCACTATGCTAGAACTGCTTTTTCTTTGCAGGGCTATGAGCTGTCAATATTTTTCTTGCATAAG GATTGGATAATAGAAGAATGGGAAAAGAATTACTACATCAGTTCAATAGCTGGTGCAACTAACGGTAGTTCTGTAGTCATTATGTCCAAAG TCAATGCTTACACCCAACAATCCTACAAAGTAAGTGAATTTTTTCAATACAATTGGATAAATGAGAAGTTGAAAGAAGGTTTCCATGTCACATCCATGACAACTGCTGGCAACCAACCGGATTTGGTCATGTGA